In one window of Chloroflexota bacterium DNA:
- a CDS encoding glycosyltransferase family 2 protein — MARANLLPKAIGLGTWGLVTLPVWGAVVAPLALAWLVLAFNAYWLMRSAMLGFGAIVSLIRLRRSERTDWHGLVQQQSGVDQLHHLVIIPTYREEDAVLSETLDHLAAQDFPREQIAVVLAFEARDPGAAARSARLLARYRPRFGQMWALFHQIQPGEVAGKSSNLAWAAPRARSLLRRRGIDVDRVLVTICDADSRLHSKYLSALAYSHLSDPKHADRLYQPALFFHANLDRLPPPLRATNSAYSAWSLARLALGSRLVLQSTYSLPLALAHRVGYWDVDVICEDSRICFKVLQHVGESARVRPIYLPVLCDAAEGATPWETIVAHYQMIRRWAWGASDVPYVVRGAFGQGGVRVPLGPTIGFIEDHLTWPTHWFLITLGTKALPFLAPAIVASPDGAALISAGGFLLSLCLPFIIIAATIDLMLRGGPKDLGEWLGELIGWALMPVITLVLTCLPALDAHTRLLFGRGLGYKVTPKFAR, encoded by the coding sequence ATGGCACGCGCAAATCTCCTGCCGAAAGCGATCGGTCTCGGCACCTGGGGGCTGGTCACGCTCCCGGTCTGGGGCGCCGTGGTCGCGCCCCTGGCTCTGGCGTGGCTGGTCCTCGCATTCAACGCCTACTGGCTGATGCGCTCAGCCATGCTGGGCTTCGGAGCGATTGTCAGCCTGATCCGGCTGCGTCGATCTGAGCGCACCGACTGGCACGGCCTCGTGCAGCAGCAGAGCGGCGTCGACCAACTGCACCATCTCGTCATCATCCCGACCTACAGAGAAGAGGACGCGGTGCTGTCCGAGACGCTCGACCATCTGGCCGCGCAGGACTTTCCGCGCGAGCAGATCGCCGTCGTCCTCGCCTTCGAGGCGCGCGATCCTGGCGCGGCAGCCCGCTCGGCGCGCCTGCTGGCCCGCTACCGGCCGCGGTTCGGGCAGATGTGGGCGCTGTTCCACCAGATCCAGCCCGGCGAGGTCGCCGGCAAGTCGTCCAATCTGGCCTGGGCGGCCCCGCGCGCCCGCTCGTTGCTCCGGCGACGCGGCATCGACGTGGACCGCGTGCTGGTCACCATCTGCGACGCCGACTCACGGCTCCACTCGAAGTACCTGAGCGCCCTGGCCTACTCCCATCTCTCCGATCCCAAGCACGCCGACCGTCTCTATCAGCCGGCCCTCTTCTTCCATGCGAACCTGGATCGCCTGCCCCCGCCGCTCCGCGCCACCAACAGCGCCTACTCGGCGTGGTCGCTGGCGCGGCTGGCCCTCGGCTCGCGGCTGGTGCTCCAGTCCACGTACTCGCTGCCGCTGGCCCTGGCGCATCGGGTGGGCTACTGGGATGTGGATGTCATCTGCGAGGACTCGCGGATCTGCTTCAAGGTGCTCCAGCACGTCGGCGAGAGCGCCCGCGTCCGCCCGATCTACCTGCCCGTTCTCTGCGACGCCGCCGAGGGCGCGACCCCCTGGGAAACCATTGTTGCCCACTACCAGATGATCCGACGCTGGGCCTGGGGTGCGTCGGACGTGCCATACGTGGTGCGCGGCGCGTTCGGGCAGGGCGGGGTCCGGGTGCCGCTCGGCCCGACCATCGGGTTCATCGAGGATCATCTGACCTGGCCCACGCACTGGTTCCTGATTACGCTCGGGACCAAGGCGCTGCCGTTCCTTGCGCCGGCTATCGTGGCCTCACCAGACGGCGCGGCGTTGATCTCGGCGGGCGGCTTCCTGCTCTCGCTCTGTCTGCCGTTCATCATCATCGCGGCGACCATCGACCTGATGCTGCGCGGCGGCCCGAAGGATCTCGGGGAGTGGCTGGGCGAGCTGATCGGGTGGGCGCTGATGCCGGTGATTACGCTGGTGCTGACCTGCCTGCCGGCCCTGGACGCCCACACGCGGCTGCTGTTCGGGCGGGGCCTTGGCTACAAGGTGACGCCGA